In a single window of the Chloroflexota bacterium genome:
- a CDS encoding glycosyltransferase, whose translation MKVSLILTVLNEGGHIRRLLESVAQQSRLPGEIVVCDGGSKDNTLAVIQEYTNRLPLKVIIAPGANISQGRNAAIRAAGGDIIAVTDAGVWLEDGWLEELLGAGKWGNKGSGGKVAVVAGFYKSDPQNVFEVALGATTLPDVNEINPARFLPSSRSVAFRKEAWEAVGGYPEWLDFSEDVVFDLAMREKFGAFAFAPKAIAHFRPRPSLATFAKQYFNYAKGDGKANLWPKIHFTRYFTYLVAAPLLVYAAVTVSPWLWLLGIVAGLAYLRRPLQRLVKRTTDLKNLADWLKVLFWIPVIRVAGDVAKMIGYPVGLWQRLTRQRM comes from the coding sequence ATGAAGGTTTCCCTGATTCTCACCGTCCTCAACGAAGGCGGCCATATCCGGCGATTGCTGGAGTCGGTTGCCCAGCAGAGCCGTTTGCCCGGCGAAATCGTGGTGTGCGACGGCGGCTCGAAGGACAACACGCTGGCCGTGATTCAAGAGTACACAAATCGTCTGCCGCTGAAAGTCATCATCGCGCCGGGGGCCAACATCTCGCAAGGGCGCAATGCCGCCATTCGCGCCGCCGGCGGCGACATCATCGCCGTGACCGATGCCGGGGTTTGGCTGGAGGATGGATGGCTGGAAGAGTTGTTAGGCGCCGGGAAATGGGGAAATAAAGGAAGCGGGGGAAAAGTAGCTGTGGTAGCAGGTTTTTATAAATCTGATCCGCAGAACGTGTTTGAAGTGGCGCTGGGCGCGACGACCCTGCCAGACGTGAACGAGATCAACCCGGCGAGGTTTCTGCCGTCGAGCCGGAGCGTGGCCTTTCGCAAAGAGGCCTGGGAGGCGGTGGGCGGCTACCCGGAGTGGCTGGATTTTTCCGAAGACGTTGTGTTTGATCTGGCGATGCGCGAAAAGTTCGGCGCGTTCGCTTTTGCGCCAAAGGCCATCGCCCACTTTCGCCCGCGCCCGTCGCTGGCAACGTTTGCGAAGCAATACTTCAATTATGCGAAAGGTGATGGCAAGGCCAACCTGTGGCCGAAGATTCACTTCACTCGTTACTTCACCTATCTCGTGGCCGCGCCGCTCTTGGTTTATGCGGCAGTGACGGTTTCACCGTGGTTGTGGCTGTTGGGAATAGTGGCCGGACTGGCTTACCTCCGGCGGCCATTGCAACGGCTGGTGAAGAGGACAACGGATTTGAAGAATTTAGCGGATTGGCTGAAAGTTCTGTTTTGGATTCCGGTGATTAGAGTGGCGGGAGATGTGGCGAAGATGATCGGCTATCCGGTCGGACTATGGCAACGGTTGACTCGTCAACGGATGTAA
- a CDS encoding aspartate kinase, which translates to MKKTLVMKFGGTSVGGAEAIAKSADIVAAAKKEWDQVAVIVSAMSGVTDLLLKGAHTAAAGDGETFRAIAAQLREKHEMAIAGLVGAIHELPLRELPLHYLAEFESLCHAVNILGEASPRAIDAISSLGERMSIHLVAARLRQLGLESEAVESSELILTDDVFGSANPQMEETKAKCEARLRPLMERGGVPVITGFIGATRNGAITTLGRGGSDYSAGILGAALDADEVWIWTDVNGVMTADPRVATDAQTLPELSFREISELAYYGAKVLHPKTIRPVVERGIDLWIKNTFNPSHPGTLIVPDNGKAVGAIKAVTAIKGQSLITIEGRGMLGVPGVAARTFGAVARSGVSVTLITQASSEQSICFSAPSSSATRVIAALEEEFRLELARRDIDNIASLNDTVIITVVGAGMKYTPGLAGKIFTALGNASVNVIAIAQGSSEVSISLVVDAGQADEAVRAIHSLIVN; encoded by the coding sequence ATGAAGAAGACTCTTGTCATGAAATTCGGCGGCACCTCGGTCGGCGGCGCCGAAGCCATTGCCAAATCTGCCGACATCGTCGCCGCTGCCAAAAAGGAGTGGGATCAGGTGGCTGTCATCGTCTCGGCCATGAGCGGCGTCACCGACTTGCTCCTCAAGGGCGCGCACACCGCCGCCGCGGGCGACGGTGAGACCTTTCGTGCTATTGCCGCCCAATTGCGAGAGAAGCATGAGATGGCGATCGCCGGCCTCGTAGGGGCAATTCATGAATTGCCCTTACGTGAATTGCCCTTACACTACCTCGCCGAGTTCGAGAGCCTGTGCCACGCCGTCAACATCCTCGGCGAGGCCTCGCCGCGCGCGATTGACGCCATCTCGTCGCTCGGCGAGCGCATGAGCATCCACCTCGTGGCCGCCCGCCTGCGCCAACTCGGCCTTGAATCCGAAGCGGTTGAGTCCAGCGAACTGATTCTGACCGACGACGTATTTGGCTCGGCCAACCCGCAGATGGAAGAGACAAAAGCAAAATGCGAAGCCCGTTTGCGCCCGCTGATGGAACGCGGCGGCGTCCCGGTCATCACTGGCTTCATCGGCGCAACCAGGAACGGCGCAATCACCACGCTGGGCCGGGGCGGCAGTGACTACAGCGCCGGTATTCTGGGCGCGGCCCTCGACGCCGACGAAGTGTGGATTTGGACGGACGTGAACGGGGTAATGACGGCTGACCCGCGCGTGGCAACCGACGCCCAAACCCTGCCCGAACTTTCCTTCCGCGAAATCTCCGAACTGGCCTACTACGGCGCGAAAGTTCTGCATCCTAAAACGATCCGGCCCGTCGTCGAGCGCGGCATTGATCTGTGGATCAAGAACACCTTCAACCCCTCGCACCCCGGCACGTTGATTGTGCCTGATAATGGAAAGGCCGTCGGCGCGATCAAAGCCGTCACCGCCATCAAAGGCCAAAGCCTGATCACGATTGAGGGGCGCGGCATGTTGGGCGTGCCTGGCGTGGCCGCCCGGACGTTTGGGGCGGTGGCGCGGTCGGGAGTCAGCGTCACGCTCATCACGCAAGCCTCATCCGAGCAAAGCATTTGCTTCTCTGCGCCGTCGTCATCAGCAACGCGCGTCATTGCCGCTCTTGAAGAAGAGTTCCGGTTGGAGCTTGCCCGGCGCGACATTGACAACATTGCCTCGCTTAATGACACGGTCATTATTACCGTCGTCGGCGCCGGCATGAAGTACACACCAGGGCTGGCCGGGAAAATTTTCACCGCCCTCGGCAACGCCAGCGTCAATGTCATCGCCATCGCCCAGGGTTCATCCGAAGTCTCCATCAGCCTCGTCGTGGACGCCGGGCAGGCAGACGAGGCGGTGAGGGCGATCCACAGTTTAATTGTCAATTGA
- a CDS encoding metallopeptidase family protein, producing MRISADRFEKLTFAIADEVLAGLPPDLRADAEQVILDVADRPASEQLERGGYTDGILLGLYEGVPLIRRRPNSVLLQPDRITLFRLAIASMCRTEVELKAQIRKTLVHELGHYFGFSEEELEERGWA from the coding sequence ATGCGCATCTCCGCCGACCGCTTCGAAAAGCTTACCTTCGCCATCGCCGACGAGGTGCTGGCCGGATTGCCGCCCGACCTGCGGGCCGACGCCGAGCAGGTGATTCTCGACGTTGCCGACCGGCCCGCTTCGGAGCAACTGGAACGAGGCGGCTACACCGACGGCATTCTGCTGGGGCTGTACGAAGGTGTCCCCCTCATCCGCCGCCGCCCGAACAGTGTCCTCCTCCAGCCCGACCGCATCACCCTTTTCCGGCTGGCCATCGCGTCCATGTGCCGCACCGAAGTCGAACTCAAGGCCCAGATTCGCAAGACGCTGGTTCACGAACTCGGCCATTACTTCGGGTTTTCGGAGGAGGAGTTGGAAGAACGTGGCTGGGCGTAA
- a CDS encoding carboxypeptidase M32 — translation MEPMKPKLQELKTLLLEANDLASAANVLEWDQATYMPPGGGPGRARQLATLERLAHEKFTAAAVGKLLDDLRPYEESLPYESDEASLIRVTRREYERKVKVPAGFVARFKAHTAETYDAWTTAKPANDWPRMMPLLEKTLDLSREYSNYFPGSEHPADPLIDLQDFGMKASSLRKLFAELRAQLVPLVQAITARPPADASCLSQHFPEARQLAFGLEVVQRLGYDLERGRQDKTHHPFETRFSSGDVRITTHVKENDLGDALFSTIHESGHAMYEQGVAPALDGTPLGEGTSAGVHESQSRLWENIVGRSAGFWEFFYPRLRAVFPDQLGKVSLDTFYGAINKVERSLIRMDADEVTYNLHIMLRLDFELQLLEGSLALRDLPEAWHERLEADLGIAPTSDRDGVLQDVHWYSDYIGGVFQGYTLGNIMSAQFYEAALKAHPDIPAQINAGRFSALHGWLKENIYQHGMKFTAAELLERATGGPLRIEPYMRYLRDKYQLLYGLGG, via the coding sequence ATGGAGCCTATGAAACCCAAACTTCAAGAACTCAAAACGCTTTTGCTCGAAGCCAACGACCTGGCCTCTGCGGCCAATGTGCTGGAGTGGGATCAGGCGACTTACATGCCGCCCGGCGGCGGGCCGGGCCGCGCCCGCCAGCTGGCCACGCTGGAGCGGCTGGCACACGAGAAGTTCACGGCGGCGGCGGTCGGCAAATTGTTGGACGACTTGCGGCCTTACGAAGAGAGCTTGCCTTACGAGTCGGATGAGGCGTCGTTGATTCGGGTGACGCGGCGCGAGTACGAGCGCAAAGTGAAAGTGCCCGCCGGCTTTGTGGCCCGGTTCAAAGCTCACACTGCCGAAACGTACGACGCCTGGACGACGGCCAAACCGGCGAACGATTGGCCCAGAATGATGCCGCTCCTGGAAAAGACGCTCGATCTGAGTCGCGAGTATTCCAATTACTTCCCCGGCAGTGAGCATCCCGCCGACCCGCTGATTGACTTGCAGGATTTTGGGATGAAGGCCTCGTCTTTGCGGAAGTTGTTCGCCGAATTGCGGGCGCAACTCGTGCCGCTGGTGCAGGCCATCACCGCCCGGCCGCCCGCCGACGCCTCGTGTCTGTCTCAGCACTTCCCGGAAGCGAGACAGTTGGCGTTTGGCCTGGAGGTCGTTCAAAGACTCGGCTACGATCTGGAGCGTGGGCGGCAGGACAAGACGCACCATCCGTTCGAGACCCGGTTTTCGAGCGGCGACGTTCGCATCACCACCCACGTCAAGGAAAACGATCTGGGTGACGCGCTGTTCAGCACCATTCACGAGTCGGGGCATGCGATGTACGAGCAGGGCGTGGCCCCGGCGCTCGACGGCACGCCGCTGGGCGAAGGCACGTCGGCGGGCGTCCACGAGAGTCAATCGCGGCTGTGGGAGAACATCGTCGGGCGCAGCGCCGGCTTCTGGGAGTTTTTCTATCCGCGCTTGCGGGCCGTCTTCCCCGATCAGCTTGGCAAAGTTTCACTCGACACGTTTTACGGGGCGATCAACAAGGTGGAGCGCTCACTGATCCGCATGGACGCCGACGAAGTGACGTACAACCTGCACATCATGTTACGACTCGATTTTGAATTGCAACTGCTAGAAGGCTCGTTGGCTTTGCGCGACCTGCCCGAGGCCTGGCACGAGCGCCTCGAGGCCGACCTGGGCATTGCGCCGACGAGCGACCGCGACGGCGTTTTGCAGGACGTGCACTGGTACTCGGACTACATCGGCGGTGTGTTTCAGGGCTACACGCTGGGCAACATCATGAGCGCCCAGTTTTACGAAGCCGCCCTCAAGGCGCATCCCGACATTCCAGCGCAAATCAACGCCGGCCGGTTCAGCGCACTGCACGGCTGGCTGAAGGAGAACATTTATCAGCATGGCATGAAGTTCACTGCCGCCGAATTGCTGGAGCGGGCGACGGGCGGGCCGTTGAGGATTGAGCCTTACATGAGGTATTTGCGTGACAAATATCAATTGCTCTACGGTCTGGGCGGTTGA
- a CDS encoding DinB family protein: MINLDTTLARLSADADTIASLSRGVTDAQARWKPSPDEWSILEVLCHLYDEEREDFRTRVDFTLHKPTEAWPPIDPAGWVTARGYNQREFGSSLEAFLRERRESLNWLMSLQNPDWNSTHQHPRIGAMMAGDVLAAWVAHDHLHIRQLNHLHWQHLSTQVKSISLDYAGGW; this comes from the coding sequence ATGATCAACTTAGACACGACCCTTGCCCGGTTGTCGGCGGACGCCGACACCATCGCCTCCTTGTCTCGCGGCGTAACCGACGCCCAGGCCCGCTGGAAACCCTCGCCCGATGAGTGGTCAATCCTCGAAGTGCTCTGCCATCTTTACGACGAAGAGCGCGAGGACTTTCGCACCCGCGTTGATTTCACTTTGCACAAGCCGACCGAAGCCTGGCCGCCCATTGACCCGGCCGGCTGGGTGACGGCGCGCGGCTACAACCAGCGCGAGTTTGGCTCCTCGCTGGAAGCGTTCTTGCGTGAACGTCGCGAGTCGCTCAACTGGTTGATGAGTCTCCAGAATCCCGACTGGAACTCGACTCATCAACACCCTCGAATTGGCGCAATGATGGCAGGCGATGTGCTGGCCGCCTGGGTTGCCCACGATCACTTGCACATCCGCCAGCTCAATCACCTGCACTGGCAACATCTCTCAACGCAAGTCAAGTCAATTTCGCTCGACTACGCGGGCGGATGGTGA
- the asd gene encoding aspartate-semialdehyde dehydrogenase gives MNKRIKVAVLAATGAVGQRFVQLLDNHPWFEVTALTGSDRTIGQTYSDGCRWILAGPMPEYAKAMKVVPTEPGLDAVICFSALPTDQAKELEPAFAKAGHVIASNASAHRMWPDVPLLIPEVNPDHTSLKAAQQKARDWSGFLTTNPNCTATGFTIALRPLLDTFGLKRIFAVSMQAVSGAGYPGVPSLDIVDNVIPYIGSEEDKVETEPQKMLGRLNGGNVIPADFKISAHTNRVAVIDGHTVCASVELGSKAGPAEVAQVMAEFRGPEIVRNLPSSPRNIIEVRSEADRPQPRRDRDAGKGMTTVVGRVREDPLFDVKFVILSHNTIRGAAGGSLLNAELMVAQGLIS, from the coding sequence ATGAACAAACGCATCAAAGTCGCCGTTTTAGCCGCCACCGGCGCCGTCGGTCAGCGGTTCGTGCAGTTGCTGGATAATCATCCCTGGTTTGAGGTGACGGCTCTCACCGGGTCGGATCGCACCATCGGCCAAACGTACAGTGACGGTTGCCGCTGGATTCTGGCAGGGCCGATGCCAGAGTACGCGAAGGCCATGAAAGTCGTTCCGACTGAACCCGGCCTCGACGCCGTCATCTGCTTCTCGGCCCTGCCAACCGATCAGGCCAAAGAGTTGGAACCGGCGTTTGCCAAAGCCGGGCACGTCATCGCCTCTAATGCCTCAGCACACCGCATGTGGCCCGACGTGCCGCTCCTCATCCCCGAAGTCAATCCTGATCACACCTCGTTGAAAGCCGCGCAACAAAAGGCTCGCGACTGGAGCGGCTTCCTCACCACCAACCCCAACTGCACTGCCACCGGTTTCACCATCGCTCTGCGGCCCTTGCTCGACACCTTCGGCCTCAAACGAATCTTTGCCGTTTCGATGCAGGCCGTCTCCGGCGCGGGCTACCCCGGCGTGCCCTCGCTCGACATTGTTGACAACGTGATTCCTTACATCGGCAGCGAAGAGGACAAGGTGGAGACCGAGCCGCAGAAGATGCTGGGCAGGTTGAATGGCGGTAACGTGATCCCCGCCGACTTCAAAATTTCGGCCCACACCAACCGGGTGGCGGTGATTGACGGTCACACCGTCTGCGCCTCGGTGGAGCTTGGTTCTAAGGCCGGCCCCGCCGAAGTTGCTCAAGTGATGGCCGAGTTCAGAGGCCCGGAGATTGTCCGCAATCTTCCTTCATCACCCAGGAACATCATCGAAGTGCGAAGCGAAGCCGACCGGCCCCAACCGCGACGTGACCGCGACGCGGGCAAAGGTATGACGACCGTGGTGGGCCGGGTGCGCGAAGACCCGCTCTTCGACGTGAAGTTCGTCATCCTCTCGCACAACACCATTCGCGGCGCGGCGGGCGGCTCATTGTTGAACGCCGAGTTGATGGTGGCGCAAGGTTTGATCTCCTAA
- a CDS encoding patatin-like phospholipase family protein, with amino-acid sequence MPDVIKILSIDGGGMRGVIPAVLLAELEKRTGKRVAELFHLIAGTSTGGILALGLAKPGADKQKSQFAARELLGIYETDGPVIFHRSALYAVRSVDGVLDQKYPSDGIDKTLVKYFGEARLSEALTEVLITSYETEKRDPFFFKRHKAKLDPNMDFPMRLAARATSAAPSYFEPVKVQMPNASYSFVDGGVVANNPAMCAYVEARKIFPTAKHFILVSLGTGDMVKPILYDKAKDWGLAEWVQPLFNILLDGDAVDYQLRQLMPIIRDEPRHYYRFQTRPDPNIEPIDDTSPDYINLLKSLTEELIRANTNNIDNLCGQLLAE; translated from the coding sequence ATGCCAGACGTGATCAAAATTCTCTCGATTGACGGCGGCGGGATGCGCGGGGTGATCCCGGCAGTGCTACTGGCCGAGCTTGAGAAGCGAACGGGCAAGCGCGTCGCCGAATTGTTTCACCTCATCGCCGGAACCTCGACCGGCGGCATTCTGGCCCTGGGCCTGGCCAAGCCGGGCGCAGACAAGCAGAAGTCGCAGTTCGCCGCGCGCGAGTTGCTCGGCATTTACGAGACGGACGGCCCGGTGATCTTTCACCGTTCGGCGCTGTACGCCGTGCGCTCGGTGGACGGCGTCCTTGATCAGAAATATCCGTCAGACGGGATTGACAAGACGCTGGTGAAGTATTTTGGCGAGGCGCGGCTCTCGGAAGCGTTGACCGAAGTGCTGATCACCAGTTACGAAACCGAGAAGCGCGACCCGTTTTTCTTCAAGCGCCACAAGGCCAAGCTCGACCCCAATATGGATTTTCCAATGCGGCTGGCGGCGCGGGCCACCTCAGCCGCCCCGTCGTATTTTGAGCCGGTGAAGGTTCAGATGCCCAACGCCAGCTACTCGTTCGTGGATGGCGGGGTGGTGGCCAACAACCCGGCCATGTGCGCTTACGTGGAAGCTCGGAAGATTTTCCCGACGGCCAAACACTTCATTCTCGTTTCGCTGGGAACGGGCGACATGGTGAAACCCATTCTTTACGACAAGGCCAAAGACTGGGGCCTGGCCGAGTGGGTTCAGCCGCTCTTCAATATTTTGCTCGACGGCGACGCGGTGGATTATCAACTACGCCAGCTTATGCCCATCATCCGCGACGAGCCGCGCCACTACTACCGCTTCCAGACCCGGCCCGATCCTAATATCGAGCCGATTGACGACACCAGCCCCGACTACATCAACCTGCTCAAATCCCTCACCGAAGAATTGATCCGGGCCAACACCAACAACATTGATAATTTGTGCGGCCAACTGCTGGCGGAGTGA
- a CDS encoding ATP-binding protein: protein MGRLRRRGRCQKITPMAGIKSGWVFAIWAGAGYKFSVYIILACAIGETQVEDKDLQELIKKLRSLRQEWKTVDAKRELILQENGDKAEFVKDVVAMANNGELSYLVIGLEDKTFRPIGALSHRHTKNDLNQLLADKIDPPLVVGYQEFTSSEGDYAIIEILGRNPPYIVARDLTHNKQDRKQVRIYKGTIFVRHEDRTEGISRSELEVFFQGGLRRAFEGESDLALQLVLNQPDFWEYLLTAELLQLKMAQITRAYADLNKGLLYKGIVRMSGADFLNWASTRGNDLGSLINLLKATITEEMPASWRAQSESGDPLEIKRAVEKIVSACNELVQWEIDLRSVVPPDAFVPLKQMMEGWTSQPIKQIEKLATKLREPFEQPNPKEEYAVEIVFEAPPNVDEAIAEIERLKNHPEEWLA from the coding sequence ATGGGACGACTCCGCCGTCGGGGAAGATGCCAGAAAATCACCCCGATGGCGGGGATAAAAAGCGGATGGGTCTTCGCAATTTGGGCCGGTGCGGGATACAAATTTTCTGTCTATATCATTTTAGCCTGCGCGATTGGAGAAACGCAAGTGGAAGACAAGGATCTCCAGGAACTCATCAAGAAACTTAGATCACTCCGACAGGAATGGAAGACAGTAGACGCAAAGCGAGAACTCATTCTTCAGGAGAATGGTGATAAAGCAGAATTTGTGAAAGACGTTGTAGCTATGGCAAACAATGGAGAGTTAAGCTACCTAGTAATTGGGCTAGAGGATAAAACATTTAGACCTATTGGGGCTTTGAGTCATCGCCACACTAAAAATGACCTAAATCAGCTTCTTGCTGACAAAATTGATCCGCCACTAGTCGTTGGTTATCAAGAGTTTACGAGTAGCGAAGGCGACTATGCAATTATTGAAATATTAGGCCGCAACCCTCCCTATATTGTCGCTCGCGATCTTACCCACAATAAGCAAGACCGAAAGCAAGTCAGAATTTATAAAGGGACAATATTCGTCCGTCACGAAGATAGAACTGAAGGGATCAGCAGATCAGAGTTAGAGGTGTTCTTCCAAGGTGGGTTACGAAGAGCATTTGAGGGTGAGTCTGACCTTGCGTTACAACTTGTTTTGAACCAACCTGATTTTTGGGAGTACCTTCTTACAGCAGAATTGCTACAGTTGAAAATGGCACAAATCACGCGCGCTTATGCCGATCTGAACAAGGGGCTTCTCTATAAAGGAATCGTCCGAATGAGCGGAGCTGATTTCTTGAATTGGGCTAGCACGAGAGGTAACGACTTAGGCTCTTTGATAAATCTTTTGAAGGCTACCATCACTGAAGAAATGCCTGCATCATGGAGAGCGCAGAGCGAATCAGGAGATCCGCTGGAAATCAAACGCGCTGTCGAGAAGATTGTTTCTGCCTGCAACGAGCTTGTGCAATGGGAAATTGACCTGCGTTCAGTAGTTCCACCCGATGCATTCGTGCCGTTGAAACAAATGATGGAGGGCTGGACATCACAACCTATCAAGCAGATAGAAAAATTAGCCACAAAGCTACGGGAACCATTTGAACAACCTAATCCAAAAGAAGAGTATGCCGTAGAAATCGTTTTTGAGGCTCCTCCAAATGTGGATGAGGCAATAGCGGAGATCGAACGCCTCAAAAATCATCCCGAGGAATGGCTTGCCTAA
- a CDS encoding dual specificity protein phosphatase family protein has protein sequence MPDVIYWIEGPWQGRLAILTRPRGRDWLEDDVAVWQRAGLDLVVSLLTMDESAELGLEREGEIAHRQGLEYISFPIADRKVPTSREDAHKLIQQLTARLSEGKHIGVHCRQGVGRSALLAASVLVSSAVGVGPAFERIEKARGCPVPDTPEQRLWVEQFGKMTVREKEMPTEAGPMVKGAT, from the coding sequence ATGCCTGACGTTATTTATTGGATTGAGGGACCCTGGCAGGGACGGCTGGCAATCCTGACACGGCCTCGCGGCCGCGACTGGCTGGAAGACGATGTGGCGGTTTGGCAGCGCGCCGGTTTAGACCTCGTTGTTTCACTCCTGACGATGGATGAAAGCGCGGAGTTGGGGTTGGAGCGCGAAGGCGAAATTGCTCACCGGCAAGGGCTGGAGTACATTTCGTTCCCTATCGCCGACCGCAAGGTTCCAACCTCGCGGGAAGACGCGCATAAGCTCATTCAACAATTGACGGCCCGCCTATCTGAAGGGAAGCACATCGGGGTGCATTGTCGCCAGGGCGTTGGGCGTTCGGCATTGCTCGCGGCCAGCGTCCTCGTAAGCTCAGCGGTCGGCGTTGGCCCGGCATTTGAGCGCATCGAAAAGGCGCGCGGTTGCCCGGTGCCGGATACGCCCGAACAACGGTTGTGGGTGGAGCAATTCGGGAAGATGACGGTAAGGGAGAAAGAAATGCCGACGGAGGCCGGGCCGATGGTGAAAGGAGCAACGTGA
- a CDS encoding class I SAM-dependent RNA methyltransferase: MSIELTLTALSNGPDAIGRHEGRAIFVPFTIPGETVRVEIVEEKPTFARARLLEVLSPSPDRVTPACKHFGTCGGCHFQHMSYEAQLKWKRQIVVDQLARIGGLESPNVLEAIPSPDPFHYRNHVQFSQTPDGRLGFIKSAKSVQSIDPISECHIARPEIMELFNRLEIEKLDVDRIGVRVGTEGETMLVFESETGEPPDVELDLPISVATVSKEGEAFAMIGGDHLIYEVLGRSFRVSPGSFFQVNTAQAETLVKLVLDALGLKGGETVLDLYSGVGLFSAFIAPAAARVISVESFAPAVRDAETNLDEFDNVELYESPVELALDHLVTLSPCHLVLLDPPRAGCDKQVIQHLLTLAAPRLVYVSCDPATLARDAKRLIAGGYRLASAQPLDMFPQTHHVETVAIFERPIL, encoded by the coding sequence ATGTCCATCGAACTCACCCTCACCGCCCTCTCCAACGGCCCCGACGCAATTGGCCGCCATGAAGGCCGCGCCATCTTTGTGCCTTTCACCATCCCCGGTGAGACGGTGCGCGTCGAGATCGTCGAAGAGAAGCCGACCTTCGCCCGCGCCCGCCTGCTCGAAGTCCTCTCGCCCTCGCCGGATCGCGTGACACCCGCCTGCAAACACTTTGGAACGTGCGGCGGCTGTCACTTCCAGCACATGAGCTACGAAGCGCAACTCAAATGGAAGCGGCAAATCGTCGTTGACCAATTGGCCCGCATCGGCGGCCTCGAGTCGCCCAATGTCCTCGAGGCAATTCCCTCGCCTGACCCGTTTCACTACCGCAACCACGTCCAATTCTCGCAAACGCCGGATGGCAGACTGGGTTTCATAAAATCCGCTAAATCCGTTCAATCCATTGACCCCATCTCCGAATGCCACATTGCCCGCCCGGAGATCATGGAACTCTTCAACCGGCTTGAAATTGAAAAGCTGGACGTGGACCGGATCGGCGTTCGGGTTGGGACAGAGGGCGAAACCATGCTGGTCTTCGAGTCCGAGACCGGCGAGCCGCCGGACGTGGAACTCGACCTGCCGATCTCGGTGGCAACGGTGAGCAAAGAAGGCGAAGCCTTCGCCATGATCGGCGGCGATCATCTTATCTATGAAGTTCTTGGGCGTTCGTTCCGCGTCTCGCCCGGCAGTTTCTTTCAGGTCAACACGGCCCAGGCCGAAACGCTGGTGAAGCTGGTGTTGGATGCTCTGGGATTGAAAGGCGGCGAAACCGTCCTTGATCTTTACAGCGGCGTCGGCCTGTTCTCGGCCTTCATCGCCCCTGCCGCCGCCCGCGTCATTAGCGTCGAATCTTTCGCCCCCGCCGTCCGCGATGCCGAAACCAACCTCGACGAATTCGACAACGTCGAGCTTTACGAATCTCCCGTTGAACTCGCCCTCGATCACCTTGTCACCTTGTCGCCGTGTCACCTTGTCTTGCTCGACCCGCCTCGCGCCGGTTGCGATAAGCAAGTTATCCAGCACCTTCTCACCCTCGCCGCTCCACGCCTCGTTTACGTCTCGTGCGACCCGGCGACCCTGGCCCGCGACGCCAAACGGCTGATTGCCGGCGGCTATCGTTTAGCCTCGGCTCAACCGTTGGATATGTTTCCGCAGACGCATCATGTCGAGACGGTCGCCATCTTTGAAAGGCCGATTTTGTAA
- a CDS encoding PaaI family thioesterase, translating into MTQKAFQDYYPDQLAHCYGCGRLNEHGLQIKSYQDGDDSVCVFQPKPYHTAIPGYVYGGLIASLIDCHSTGTASAAAYRAQGREMDTDPPLRFLTASLHVDYIRPTPIDGPLEVRARVKEIKGRKVVIVSTLSAGGEICARGEVVTVQMPEHLTK; encoded by the coding sequence ATGACTCAGAAAGCTTTTCAGGATTACTACCCCGATCAACTCGCCCACTGTTACGGTTGTGGCCGCCTCAACGAACACGGCCTGCAAATCAAAAGCTACCAGGACGGCGACGACTCGGTGTGCGTCTTTCAACCCAAACCTTATCACACCGCCATCCCCGGCTACGTCTATGGCGGCCTCATCGCTTCGCTGATTGACTGCCACAGCACCGGCACGGCCTCAGCCGCCGCCTACCGCGCCCAGGGCCGCGAGATGGACACCGACCCGCCTCTGCGCTTTCTCACTGCGTCCCTCCATGTGGACTACATTCGACCGACTCCGATTGATGGGCCGCTCGAAGTGCGGGCGCGAGTCAAGGAGATCAAAGGCCGCAAGGTGGTGATCGTCTCCACGTTATCGGCGGGCGGCGAGATTTGCGCCCGCGGCGAAGTCGTCACTGTTCAAATGCCGGAACATTTGACGAAGTGA